In the Drosophila biarmipes strain raj3 chromosome X, RU_DBia_V1.1, whole genome shotgun sequence genome, one interval contains:
- the LOC108032949 gene encoding uncharacterized protein LOC108032949, which produces MTAAARPPDVSRSRIRSSGSGCGSGSSSKTAGTRKPPPSVARRRLPNRIWSLVTLALVMYQLQQFAHSGGGGGGVSAAPTPGSLASSNTTLKHLQKRSGVNFRATFQHLLNASSTHLDWGNTCNHRPTGLSEKHNKTRRCRKRLMILQKLQKQAARELRGVQGDDKDRHTVDNMNRLANKSIKALDIRKIRKYKLHRVHYKLLPRLNNSSNQLNLRHVHRDLQHFVGAFTYLRNAKMHWDLVNLQARSVLADELGRLRKSARDMLCSVEDAINLTNLLYTPARQRVRGQGASPKKRRQAQPAVTFRIQSRPVMENWLQLFRSKPVELHQQATLAARGVDVPPPPDSPNLKLDALFAKYEFVQYLKSIRVILSHQRRDLCKARSTMTSTKGQSQAQAQSQMQS; this is translated from the exons ATG ACGGCAGCTGCCCGCCCGCCCGACgtcagcaggagcaggatcaGGAGCAGCGGAAGCGGTTGCGGCAGCGGTAGCAGCAGCAAGACGGCCGGCACCAGGAAGCCACCGCCGTCCGTGGCTCGACGTCGTCTTCCGAACAGGATCTGGTCGCTGGTGACGCTCGCCCTGGTCATGTACCAGCTCCAGCAGTTCGCCCACtccggcggcggtggcggcggcgtcTCGGCCGCCCCGACCCCAGGATCcctggccagcagcaacaccacccTAAAGCACCTGCAGAAGCGCTCGGGGGTCAACTTCCGGGCCACCTTCCAGCACCTGCTGAACGCCAGCAGCACGCACCTGGACTGGGGGAACACGTGCAACCACAGGCCCACGGGTCTGAGCGAGAAGCACAACAAGACGCGGCGTTGCCGCAAGCGACTCATG ATCCTGCAGAAGCTGCAGAAGCAAGCCGCCCGCGAGCTGAGGGGCGTGCAGGGCGACGACAAGGACAGGCACACGGTGGACAACATGAACCGCCTGGCCAACAAGAGCATCAAGGCCCTGGACATCCGCAAGATCAGGAAGTACAAGCTGCACCGCGTGCACTACAAGCTCCTGCCCCGGCTGAACAACAGCAGTAACCAG CTGAATCTGCGGCATGTGCACCGCGACCTGCAGCACTTCGTGGGCGCCTTCACCTACCTGCGCAACGCCAAGATGCACTGGGACCTGGTCAACCTGCAGGCGCGCAGCGTGCTGGCCGACGAGCTGGGGCGCCTGCGCAAGTCCGCGCGGGACATGCTCTGCAGCGTGGAGGACGCCATCAACCTGACCAACCTGCTGTACACCCCCGCGCGGCAGAGGGTGCGTGGCCAGGGCGCCAGCCCCAAGAAGCGGCGGCAGGCCCAGCCGGCTGTGACCTTCCGGATCCAGTCGCGCCCCGTGATGGAGAACTGGCTGCAGCTGTTCCGCTCGAAGCCGGTGGAGCTGCACCAGCAGGCGACCCTGGCCGCGCGCGGCGTCGACGTTCCGCCGCCCCCCGACTCCCCGAACCTGAAGTTGGACGCGCTGTTCGCCAAGTACGAGTTCGTGCAGTATCTCAAGAGCATCCGCGTGATCCTGAGCCACCAGCGGCGGGATCTGTGCAAGGCGCGGAGCACCATGACGAGCACCAAGGGACAGAgccaggcccaggcccagaGCCAGATGCAGAGCTGA